ACGACGGTAAAAACTACCGCATAAACTGGCATCCTCTCAAATTGCTGCGTGCGCTCCATCAGATATTTTCAGGCTACAAAAGTGATATTAACTGCAAAGATAGTTTTTAAAATTAAGCTAAAACAAAAGGCGGACAAAGCCCGCCAATGAAATAAATCCTATAAGTTTTACTGTGTCGCCCGCATGATCTGCGTTTCAATCTGCTTAAGTTTTTCCGGCCCGTAGGTGGAATCGTAAGGCTTCATCACATCAAAAATATAATGGTAGAAAGGAACGATATTCTGTATCTTATCAGCCTCCCTGTAAGCTTTTTCCTTGCCCATTGCTTCAAGGTCTTTGATGAAGGTATTGTAGCGCTTGTCCAGAGGCCCCAATGATTTTACGAGATAATCATAGGATTTATTTTTCTGTCCGAGTTTGTCGTAGGCATTGGTTACGGCCTGCACCACCATTGAAAATTCCAGAGGTTTTGTACGCATCTGTCTGCCGGCAAAACGCTGATCTTCCGGTGAGAGGCTGGTATAATAATCATACTCTTCAAAAATGCCTTTTTTAAGCTCTTCTGCCAGCTGAAGGCCTTTCTGTTCCTGGCCCGCAAGGATATAGGCATAAACTACGGCACTCAGCGAGCGTGGATCATTGTATTTCTGCACCGGAATTTCTTTGGTAACCAGATCCATTAGCTCTACAGCTCTCTGCCTATCACCTTTCATTACAAGTGCTTCCGCAGCGCGGCTGGCCGAACTTCTGTACCCCATGATGTTTTGTGTACAGGTTTCATCAAAATGAACATTCAAATCCTTGAAATTACCCCACTTGAAATTTTTAACAATTCTGTACAGGTCATCAGCATCTACCCTTCCCATGTCCCCGGACTCATCTTCAGGAGTTTTGATTGGAACCAGTCTGTAGCTAAAGCCGTCAAACTGCAAATAATCACCCAGGTAAAAGATATTTTCAGGATCATAAACTCCGCCGGAGGAGAAACTGATTGGCCTTTTCCAGTCGAAATTTGCCAGAATATCCATCAAAAGCATGCTGTTTTTAAACATACTTTGGCGTTTATAATCAACCGTGATCTGATCTACAGCCAACGCCGCATCCTGTGGCTTTATGATGCCCGATTTCACTGCATTAGCTTTATTCACCGGAATTACGAATCTGGAAACCGGAAGGAAATTAAACCGCTCGTATTTTGATTCACCAAAAAGTAATTTCAGGATTGCGTCTTTGCCTTCAGACTTTTTCTTTAAAAAATTTACCGCATCCTTCACCGTCATTGAATCCTGTGTCTGGAACTGTTTAAACTCCGAAAGTGAACTTTCAGGAATTCCTCTTTCGGCCAATGATGAAAACAGATCTTTCCATTGGTCCGGAGACATCAGATAAACCTGATCGTTGGTTCCTTCCCGATAATCTTCATGAGTAAGAACTGAGGGTACAGGCATGGAATTATAGGTCCTGCGCTTCATCTGGTCAATGTACCAGGGTGTAGAAAGTAAGGTAAAATTCACCAACTTCACATCGTCGCGGAAACGCTCGGTCTCCTGCATTCCCCAAAGCGGATAAGTGTCATTGTCACCGTACACGAAAAGCAAACCGTCTTTCGGCAGGGATTTCATCGTTGAATACGTATAATCGTAAGCCGTACTTCTGCCGCTTCTGTCGTGCGGGTTATAATTCTGGAAGCCCATCATCAAAGGAACACCAAGCAAAACCAATCCTGCAACGATATTGGCAGCATCTGACTTTATTTTTTTCTGTAAATACCAAAGAATGGCAGCTGCGCCCAGGCCGATCCAAATGGCAAAGGCATAGAAAGATCCGACCATCGCGTAATCTCTTTCACGAGCCTCAAAAGGTTTAACACCGGTGTAGAAGATAATTCCGACACTGGTTAAAATGAAAAGCGCCAATATCGCATAGAACCGCTCAAAATCTTTGTTTGCCTGATAAAAAAGCCCAATCAATCCCAAAATTAAAGGCAGAAAGAAAAACGCAACCGTACTTTCATTCTTAAATTTCGCAGGCATCTTATCCTGATTTCCCCAAAGCGCATTGTCTATGAAAGAAATTCCTGAAATCCAGTTTCCGCGGTTATTTTCCATATGACCTTCCAAATCGTTTTGACGGCCAACATAGTTCCACATCAGGTAGCGGACGAAATAGTAATAATTCTGAAAAGTGAAGAAATAATCAAGGTTTTGAGCTAGTGAAGGCCTTTGAACGTTTATCAGATCATAACCTTTCACATCCAAATAGTCATCAACTTTTATGGTGCCGTTGTCATATTTTGCCCTTAAATCATCAAATATTTTTTTAGCCTGCGGATTATCTGCAATATCCGGATTATCAAAGTTGAACGTAAAATCCGGTGCGCCATACATTGAAATATAGTTGGACATCACGTCTTTATCATCATTGAACATTCTCGGCATGATGCTCACATGGTCCTTGCTGTAAACATAATTGAAGCGCTCGCCCACTTTCCTGTAATTGCCGGCTTTTTCATCTTTTTCATAGATATCTCCAGTTTTATCCTGCTTGTAGCTACCGTCCTCATTTTTTACCATTCCGTTGTAATCCAGTGTTGCGGTGTAGTTTTGCCCATAAAGTGTTGGCCAGTCGCCGTACTGCACACGGTTGTAGTAATCAAGCATTCCGATGGCGTTATCCGGATTATTAAGGTTCATCGGTGGATTTGCATTCGCCCGGATTGGAATCACCAGCCAGCAGGAGAATCCGATAATCAAATAAATTACTGATAAAGCAGCCGTCTGATAAATTTTATTATTCTGTTTTTTAGCAAACTTTACCGCGTAATAACACAGCGCAACCAAAATGACAAACGCCATCACAGTTCCTGAATGGAAGGGCAAACCAATTCCGTTTACCGCAAATATTTCAATTTTCCCAAACATCGTCATGATTAATGGGAAAATGAGTTTAAACACAAAAATCAATACGCCCAAAGTAATGACGTTTGCAATGGCAAAACTCTTCCATGTGAACTTATAATTTCTGGCGTAATAAATAAGGCAAACCGCGGGAATCACCAGCATTACCATCATATGCACCCCAACGCCAAGCCCGGTCGCGAAGAAAATCAGGAGTATCCACCGTTCATTGTCCGATTCGTGGTATTCATTTTCCCATTTCATCATCAGCCAAAGAATCAGCGCGATGAACATGGAAGCCATCGAGTAAACCTCGCCTTCCACCGCAGAAAACCAAAATGTATCTGAAAAAGTAAATGCCAAAGCACCTACCAAACCCGCAAAAAGAATGGAAATTTCCTGATGTCTGCTAACTTCCTCAAAATCTTTATTTAAAAGCCTTCTCACCAGGTGCGTAATGGTCCAAAACAGAAATAAAATCGTAAAGGCACTGAACAGGGCCGACATGGCATTGATCACCACCCCATAATTGGCTTCATTTCCAAACGCAAACATTGCCGCAACCGCGCCTACCAACTGAAAAAGCGCCGCACCAGGAGCGTGGGTCACCT
The sequence above is a segment of the Chryseobacterium taklimakanense genome. Coding sequences within it:
- a CDS encoding protein O-mannosyl-transferase family; the encoded protein is MKNWTFKTWNTVLGWVVFVIAFITYLSTMERKFSFWDTGEYISSAVKLEVTHAPGAALFQLVGAVAAMFAFGNEANYGVVINAMSALFSAFTILFLFWTITHLVRRLLNKDFEEVSRHQEISILFAGLVGALAFTFSDTFWFSAVEGEVYSMASMFIALILWLMMKWENEYHESDNERWILLIFFATGLGVGVHMMVMLVIPAVCLIYYARNYKFTWKSFAIANVITLGVLIFVFKLIFPLIMTMFGKIEIFAVNGIGLPFHSGTVMAFVILVALCYYAVKFAKKQNNKIYQTAALSVIYLIIGFSCWLVIPIRANANPPMNLNNPDNAIGMLDYYNRVQYGDWPTLYGQNYTATLDYNGMVKNEDGSYKQDKTGDIYEKDEKAGNYRKVGERFNYVYSKDHVSIMPRMFNDDKDVMSNYISMYGAPDFTFNFDNPDIADNPQAKKIFDDLRAKYDNGTIKVDDYLDVKGYDLINVQRPSLAQNLDYFFTFQNYYYFVRYLMWNYVGRQNDLEGHMENNRGNWISGISFIDNALWGNQDKMPAKFKNESTVAFFFLPLILGLIGLFYQANKDFERFYAILALFILTSVGIIFYTGVKPFEARERDYAMVGSFYAFAIWIGLGAAAILWYLQKKIKSDAANIVAGLVLLGVPLMMGFQNYNPHDRSGRSTAYDYTYSTMKSLPKDGLLFVYGDNDTYPLWGMQETERFRDDVKLVNFTLLSTPWYIDQMKRRTYNSMPVPSVLTHEDYREGTNDQVYLMSPDQWKDLFSSLAERGIPESSLSEFKQFQTQDSMTVKDAVNFLKKKSEGKDAILKLLFGESKYERFNFLPVSRFVIPVNKANAVKSGIIKPQDAALAVDQITVDYKRQSMFKNSMLLMDILANFDWKRPISFSSGGVYDPENIFYLGDYLQFDGFSYRLVPIKTPEDESGDMGRVDADDLYRIVKNFKWGNFKDLNVHFDETCTQNIMGYRSSASRAAEALVMKGDRQRAVELMDLVTKEIPVQKYNDPRSLSAVVYAYILAGQEQKGLQLAEELKKGIFEEYDYYTSLSPEDQRFAGRQMRTKPLEFSMVVQAVTNAYDKLGQKNKSYDYLVKSLGPLDKRYNTFIKDLEAMGKEKAYREADKIQNIVPFYHYIFDVMKPYDSTYGPEKLKQIETQIMRATQ